tatttctttatgtacgtttaataacaatttgaaattttccgAGCACattacatttcttttttttttgtgggagTTCACTTGATGctttatatgcacaaaatcCTTGTATTGTGTAGTTAGTTCATCAagctttatatattttccatttttaaggtCCTATTTTTGCTCGTTACATATTAGCAAATGGAAACGTTCCgcatcatataatttttgaagttcaTGGTACCGTGATAAGATAATGTAAccagaaagtaaattattaattacttgatcatataacatgtagtttaattatttgCAACATTTTCGTATAACAAGAGATTTAgaatttacataatttaaatagttctTAACTTTTGAACACACCTTCCTAAAACCTTATTGCCTACCATACTCTATATCAGAATCgcattaaaaacaaatgtcgTCATCACATATTTCactaatataattttcatctATAGTATTGTTAAaacatatttcattataattaGAATATGAACTTGTAATATTATACTAtggaaagataaaataataggaaaaaaaaacataaaagtattttgtatatagattaactatttttatgaattattaaaaatgtaaaataattaaatgttacaaattatattaattttcctttttaaatgaaatagaaaatataaaaataataggagtataaaaatgttacctGCTATCAAAtataatattgaaaaaaaaaaattttatta
This genomic window from Plasmodium cynomolgi strain B DNA, scaffold: 0327, whole genome shotgun sequence contains:
- a CDS encoding CYIR protein (putative;~vir-type antigen), yielding MNFKNYMMRNDLKNGKYIKLDELTTQYKDFVHIKHQVNSHKKKRNVMCSENFKLLLN